In bacterium, the genomic window ACCGAGAAGTGGCGGTCGGCGTAGCAGGCCACCTGAGGAAGATGAGTTATGCAAATAACTTGGCTAAACCCACTGATATCATACATTTTTTCTCCAACAGCCTGAGCAACTGCTCCAGAAACTCCCGTATCAACCTCGTCAAAGATCAATATGTTAACCCCACTCTTATCCCGAAACACCTTTTTAATAACCAACATTACGCGGGAGAGTTCACCACCGCTGGCTATCTCTGAGAGAGGCTTCGGCTCTTCTCCTGGGTTTGGGGCAAACAGAAATGTGACGCTTTCACTGCCCCGTTCCCCAGGCTCATGTTCCTGAAAAGAGAGTTCAATGGTTACGTTCGGCATGCCGAGATCCTTCAACTCTTTTCTTACACTCTTTTCAAACATCCGAGCAGCTTTATACCGCATCTGTCTTAATTCGTGTGCCGATGTTGATACCATCTCACGTTTTTCATGGATGGCGTCTTTGAGTAGCCCCTCTTTGCCCGTTTCATCGCTCTGACTGGAGTCGTTCTTCGCTCGCTCTAACAACAGATGAAGCCCAGCATCATCTGTCTTGTACTTCCTCTCAAGACGCGCAAGCTCAGAGAGTCGCTCTTGACACCGCTCCAATTCACTTTGTGCTTCCTCATCTGGAAAATGATGCCTCCCAAGAGCCCGCTCTAACTCAGTAAGCTGTCCAACGGATTCATCAAGATATTTCAAAGACTCAACGCTGATATCAGAAGAGAGATTTGAGAGCTCCTTACGACATCTTGCGAGAAGGCTAAACACTCCACGTTCATCAAGTAAGAGTTCAAGTGTTGATTTAACCGAGTGCGCATTTTTCTCCGCATCTCTCAGTCTTTGAATCTCCTCTTCCAGCTTTCCTCGCATCCCTTCCTCGGGATCTAACTCAGACAATTCATGTATAATGAATTCAAGCTCTGCCTGCCGCATGAGATTCCGTTCTTTATCACCCAGAAGCTTTTCAAGCTCTCCCTCTAACTTCCTCAACTCTCGGTAGTGCTGTTTATAGACCGAGACCGCACCTACAATCCCTGCATACTCATCCAGGAGATCCAACATGTATTCCGAACTATGGAGCCGCAACTGCTGACCCTGAGTACACAAAGCGAGCATGCGAGAAGATATTTGTTGGAGCATTTGAACCGTACAGAGACTCCCGTTCATAAACACCTTACCGCGTCCCGTTGAACTCATAGTTCGGGAGAGTAATATTTCTTCGTTATCTCGAACCTGCTCGGGAAGCAGCTCTCTCACATCCGTTGGAATATCTGCCAGTGAGAGGAGTGCTTCGATCTCCCATCCCTCGGTATCTTTCCGGAAATACGACGCCTTTGGTCTTGCCCCAAGTATCAGCTGAAATGCGTCAAGAACGAGCGATTTACCTGAACCCGTCTCTCCACTGATTACGTTGAGTCCAGGAACAAGCTCAAGTGAAAGCTCCTCTATTATGGCAAAGTTGCGAATGCGAAGTTCTACCAACATATAATTTCACCCAGATGGAAATGTAGAGCGCCGTCCGTTCAGTCACTAAAAACCTCTCATGCTTGACTTCAATTCCGCTTAGAAAAGAACGAAAGTTTCAAAAAACCCGAGGAGAAAAAGAAGAGACACCGTTAACCGCAAAAGGGCCAGCTTCGCTGATCTTTCAGCTTATGGACTTTATACTATCTCTAGCATGCGTTATTCAACATTTCTTACGCCCCATCTTAACTTGGTTCGTAAGATCTCGAAATATGACTTCCGTTTTGACTGCACAAAGGTAACTACTTGTGGCGAACGGGTGACGCGGACTTCATCCCCGGGCTCAAGAGAGAATGACTCTTGGCCATCAACAAGAAGAAATACCTGTCCCTCATAATTATCTGGAACCTCAATAGTTATCCTCTTTTCTGACGGAAGGATGAGCGGTCTCGCAGTTAAGGAGTGCGGACAAACTGGTGAAAGCAAGAGTGCAGAGATTTCTGGATGGACAATAGAACCACCAGCAGCCAGCGAATATGCCGTTGAACCAGTTGGTGTGGCAACAATTAGCCCGTCGCCCTTCAAATCCATAATTGGCTGCCCCTCAACATGAAGATTCAAGGTGAGTAGACGGTCCCGAGTCCCCTTCTGGACTAACGCTTCATTTACCCCCTGACACGTAAACAGCTCCTTATTATCTCGATAAACCGACGCCAGAAGCATATCGCGTTTCCCGAGCAACGCATTGGAGTTCAGTACATCATCAAGAGTCCCCAGACACTCATCTGGAGCAATTTCTGTGAGAAATCCCAGAGTTCCAAAATTGACGCCTAGCAAAACAGGCGCATTCGCCTTTACATGTCGCGCGACTCCAATCAGGGTTCCATCACCCCCTAAGGTCACAATTGGGTCGGCTTTCACCGCCAACTCTTCTTCCGAAACGATCTTGTCGAGTTGAACATCGAGCTTGTCAGCCAATTCACGCGAACCACAAATCGTATGCCCCTTTTCATGGCACCACAGGACGACTCGCTTCGCGAGATCAACGGCTTCTGGGACCTCCGCCCTTACAACGAGACCAACTGTTTTCAAAGTACCTCCTATCCTGACCGAGATGCTCCTATTCTCTGAGTCTCTATTGTATCCTCTGTTGGCTGAAATGCGATACCCACTGGAAAAAACCGTGGTACCACCCTACGCTCTAATCGCTTCAGGGATGAATCTTCGGCAACGGTTGCCTGTAAAGCCGCATACCCTGCTGAGGAATCCTGATGCGAAGGGTCTTCGAATGGAATCGGTACGCGAGTGGCCTCAAGCTTTGCCACGGTTTCGCGCCAATGCAGCCGTACCCGAGAACGGTTGCGGTACTCCTCTCCTGTGGCTGCTGAAATCAAACGACCAGGGCCCGAGTAAACTGCCTCCATGAACCCATTGTAAGACCTCTGTTGTTCGTCAGGAAGGAGTTCAACGAGTCGAGGTGAGTCGTATCCAGCAAGACGCACAAGAGTTTGCCCAGCGAGCACAAACGCATACGGCGGAAACAGCACTGCACCAGTGAGATCAAGTGCTGTCTCACCTAGCCCTGGTCCATAAAAAAAGTTGCCAGCCGCCGTGTTCAGCACCTCGCCTGTCTCCCTCTTGGTCAAAGGCACGGTTGCTATTCTTTGCGCTTGCTCTTTTGTGAGAAGAGGCGTTTTCAGATGCGGAGCATCTGTGCGGGATACACGCTCTCCTCTTTCGACTTGCTTATGATGTCCTGGAACAGGCAATCGTCCTGCAGAACACGATGACAGAAAACACGTTGTCAAAATAATAACGAGGATGTGCAACGCACGTTGGGTTGAAATAGTCCCTCGAGAATTCCCTAGCACTGGGAACCGCGAAGTAGCGAGAATAGCGCTTATCGCTTTGATACCCTCAGACATGAACCTCATAAAACACCTCCCACAACAACCGAAGACAAACCGTGTTCCATAGTATCGGGGAGAAATCACCTTAAGAAAAGGGTAGAAATGACGGAGGAGCCAAAGAAACTTTCCCTGAAGAACTTAAGTAAAAAATCGCTTTCAAAATTCAGAAACTGTCCGATACACTAGGTAGGAAATTTTTCTATCGTTCGCCTGGAGCAAATCATGCACACGACCTCTAAGAGAGCTAAGGGCTCTTCTGTATTTACAACCCCCTTCAGTCAAACAGAGTTCTTATTCGAAAGTCTCGTTTCGTGTTTCCTCGTAGCTTGCCTTTGTCTCCTTGGCTCCTCAACTCTTTATGCTCAGGACACTCAATCTCAGTCTACCAATACGGTCATCGGTGTCTCTGGTCGAGATGACAAACAGTCCCGGAGTCCTGTTGTAACAGTAACTGCCATACCTGGCTCAACCAACACTCGACTTCTCGTAGATGCCTACCAGCGAAACGATGAGTATCAGAAGTATCCGATGCAATTTGATTTCTACATCAACAGAAGGCTTTTTTCTTCTCAGTACAGGTCGGACAGGCTCCCAGGAGCAGTTGGTGTTGATATCGGACCTGATATTGCCACTCTTCCTTTTAACTATGCGGTTATAGTTAAGGTTCTCACTCCACACGGAGATTCCTACACAACAGTGGTAGAAAGTGCGGTTTTTGCATCCTTTCTAAACGGTCGGCTCGACTGTACGGTTTCTTTTGTCAGCTCTGAAAACTCTGATTTTGTGAAGAACTCTGTCGATATCACGCAAATAGGAAATAGCAGCTTACAGTTATCATTTGACAACGCGAGTGCTATTGCCTCTAGCAATACGGTATCCGCATCGCTAACAGCGACCGTTGATACGGAAAGCTCGGATACCACTCCGACAATGACTGGTACGCTTACAACAACTCTTAACGGCTCTGCGGCATCTCTTCGAGTAGAGTCAGTCAGTGGATCCGCGACTCTTGGAGATAATGGAATTGCTGGAATTTCACTCTCAAGCGAAGACGG contains:
- the recN gene encoding DNA repair protein RecN, with the protein product MLVELRIRNFAIIEELSLELVPGLNVISGETGSGKSLVLDAFQLILGARPKASYFRKDTEGWEIEALLSLADIPTDVRELLPEQVRDNEEILLSRTMSSTGRGKVFMNGSLCTVQMLQQISSRMLALCTQGQQLRLHSSEYMLDLLDEYAGIVGAVSVYKQHYRELRKLEGELEKLLGDKERNLMRQAELEFIIHELSELDPEEGMRGKLEEEIQRLRDAEKNAHSVKSTLELLLDERGVFSLLARCRKELSNLSSDISVESLKYLDESVGQLTELERALGRHHFPDEEAQSELERCQERLSELARLERKYKTDDAGLHLLLERAKNDSSQSDETGKEGLLKDAIHEKREMVSTSAHELRQMRYKAARMFEKSVRKELKDLGMPNVTIELSFQEHEPGERGSESVTFLFAPNPGEEPKPLSEIASGGELSRVMLVIKKVFRDKSGVNILIFDEVDTGVSGAVAQAVGEKMYDISGFSQVICITHLPQVACYADRHFSVFKEVDGRTRSNINTLSGDEQVEELAKMLSGYKVTTAARESARELLASKSEGLVRKAQ
- a CDS encoding NAD(+)/NADH kinase, translated to MSANRGYNRDSENRSISVRIGGTLKTVGLVVRAEVPEAVDLAKRVVLWCHEKGHTICGSRELADKLDVQLDKIVSEEELAVKADPIVTLGGDGTLIGVARHVKANAPVLLGVNFGTLGFLTEIAPDECLGTLDDVLNSNALLGKRDMLLASVYRDNKELFTCQGVNEALVQKGTRDRLLTLNLHVEGQPIMDLKGDGLIVATPTGSTAYSLAAGGSIVHPEISALLLSPVCPHSLTARPLILPSEKRITIEVPDNYEGQVFLLVDGQESFSLEPGDEVRVTRSPQVVTFVQSKRKSYFEILRTKLRWGVRNVE